A genomic segment from Triticum dicoccoides isolate Atlit2015 ecotype Zavitan chromosome 1A, WEW_v2.0, whole genome shotgun sequence encodes:
- the LOC119292715 gene encoding short-chain dehydrogenase/reductase 2b-like isoform X1, with amino-acid sequence MEGSISGPSEKRVAVVTGGNRGMGLEICRQLAAHGLTVVLTARDEKRGTEAAEKLREEGLPDVMFHQLEISEPASAAHLAASIKDKFGKLDILPPTLVPRSRSSFPPYRKHGNYAHTAPQVNNAGVLGVTTDVGDPATLQETLAGMDGMERAEWLRQRTTQTAQDAEDCLRINYHGNKTVTEALLPLLRSSSDGRIVNVTSAWGLLRYFSGDELRRELDDVANLTTQRLDEMSGLFLEDLGTGNGALERRGWPADPVYAAYMASKALVCAYTRVIAREEGAALRVNCVHPGYVVTGMNDYTGILTAAEGAAAAVVVALAEKGGVTGAYFDRTELGASFV; translated from the exons ATGGAAGGAAGCATCAGCGGTCCATCAGAGAAAAG GGTTGCCGTGGTGACCGGAGGGAACCGGGGGATGGGGCTGGAGATATGCCGGCAGCTTGCGGCTCACGGGCTCACCGTCGTCTTGACGGCGAGGGACGAGAAGAGGGGCACTGAGGCAGCCGAAAAGCTCCGGGAGGAGGGGCTACCGGATGTCATGTTTCATCAGTTGGAGATCAGCGAGCCCGCCAGTGCCGCTCATCTGGCTGCTTCCATAAAGGACAAGTTCGGCAAGCTTGACATATTG CCCCCGACTCTCGTCCCCCGTTCCCGTTCCTCGTTCCCACCGTACCGGAAACATGGCAACTATGCGCACACCGCACCGCAGGTCAACAATGCCGGAGTGCTCGGGGTGACCACGGACGTCGGCGACCCGGCAACCCTCCAGGAGACG CTTGCAGGCATGGATGGGATGGAGAGAGCCGAGTGGCTGAGGCAGCGGACCACGCAGACCGCCCAGGATGCAGAGGACTGCCTGAGGATCAACTACCACGGCAACAAGACCGTCACGGAAgccctcctcccgctcctccggTCCTCCTCCGACGGCAGAATCGTCAACGTAACCTCTGCCTGGGGCTTGCTCAGG TATTTCagcggcgacgagctccggcggGAGCTGGACGACGTCGCAAACCTCACGACGCAGCGGCTCGACGAGATGTCGGGCCTGTTCCTCGAGGACCTGGGCACGGGCAATGGCGCGCTGGAGCGCCGCGGGTGGCCGGCCGACCCGGTGTACGCCGCCTACATGGCGTCCAAGGCGCTGGTGTGCGCCTACACCAGGGTGATCGCCAGGGAGGAGGGCGCTGCGTTGCGGGTCAACTGCGTGCACCCCGGCTACGTCGTCACCGGGATGAACGACTACACCGGCATCCTCACCGCCGCCGAGGGCGCCGCCGCCGCGGTTGTAGTTGCGCTCGCGGAGAAGGGGGGAGTCACCGGCGCCTACTTCGATCGCACTGAACTGGGAGCGTCCTTTGTGTGA
- the LOC119292715 gene encoding short-chain dehydrogenase/reductase 2b-like isoform X3, which translates to MEGSISGPSEKRVAVVTGGNRGMGLEICRQLAAHGLTVVLTARDEKRGTEAAEKLREEGLPDVMFHQLEISEPASAAHLAASIKDKFGKLDILVNNAGVLGVTTDVGDPATLQETLAGMDGMERAEWLRQRTTQTAQDAEDCLRINYHGNKTVTEALLPLLRSSSDGRIVNVTSAWGLLRYFSGDELRRELDDVANLTTQRLDEMSGLFLEDLGTGNGALERRGWPADPVYAAYMASKALVCAYTRVIAREEGAALRVNCVHPGYVVTGMNDYTGILTAAEGAAAAVVVALAEKGGVTGAYFDRTELGASFV; encoded by the exons ATGGAAGGAAGCATCAGCGGTCCATCAGAGAAAAG GGTTGCCGTGGTGACCGGAGGGAACCGGGGGATGGGGCTGGAGATATGCCGGCAGCTTGCGGCTCACGGGCTCACCGTCGTCTTGACGGCGAGGGACGAGAAGAGGGGCACTGAGGCAGCCGAAAAGCTCCGGGAGGAGGGGCTACCGGATGTCATGTTTCATCAGTTGGAGATCAGCGAGCCCGCCAGTGCCGCTCATCTGGCTGCTTCCATAAAGGACAAGTTCGGCAAGCTTGACATATTG GTCAACAATGCCGGAGTGCTCGGGGTGACCACGGACGTCGGCGACCCGGCAACCCTCCAGGAGACG CTTGCAGGCATGGATGGGATGGAGAGAGCCGAGTGGCTGAGGCAGCGGACCACGCAGACCGCCCAGGATGCAGAGGACTGCCTGAGGATCAACTACCACGGCAACAAGACCGTCACGGAAgccctcctcccgctcctccggTCCTCCTCCGACGGCAGAATCGTCAACGTAACCTCTGCCTGGGGCTTGCTCAGG TATTTCagcggcgacgagctccggcggGAGCTGGACGACGTCGCAAACCTCACGACGCAGCGGCTCGACGAGATGTCGGGCCTGTTCCTCGAGGACCTGGGCACGGGCAATGGCGCGCTGGAGCGCCGCGGGTGGCCGGCCGACCCGGTGTACGCCGCCTACATGGCGTCCAAGGCGCTGGTGTGCGCCTACACCAGGGTGATCGCCAGGGAGGAGGGCGCTGCGTTGCGGGTCAACTGCGTGCACCCCGGCTACGTCGTCACCGGGATGAACGACTACACCGGCATCCTCACCGCCGCCGAGGGCGCCGCCGCCGCGGTTGTAGTTGCGCTCGCGGAGAAGGGGGGAGTCACCGGCGCCTACTTCGATCGCACTGAACTGGGAGCGTCCTTTGTGTGA
- the LOC119292715 gene encoding short-chain dehydrogenase/reductase 2b-like isoform X2 — translation MRIRCFRSWIVDSGSATRQSWFLNRSSKQKAANKFSIGKEIIYFSLHESTMQPVPCISTPSVPPSQLLPAPVKIHVSRSMPPTLVPRSRSSFPPYRKHGNYAHTAPQVNNAGVLGVTTDVGDPATLQETLAGMDGMERAEWLRQRTTQTAQDAEDCLRINYHGNKTVTEALLPLLRSSSDGRIVNVTSAWGLLRYFSGDELRRELDDVANLTTQRLDEMSGLFLEDLGTGNGALERRGWPADPVYAAYMASKALVCAYTRVIAREEGAALRVNCVHPGYVVTGMNDYTGILTAAEGAAAAVVVALAEKGGVTGAYFDRTELGASFV, via the exons ATGCGGATTCGGTGTTTCCGCAGCTGGATCGTCGATTCAGGTTCGGCGACTCGACAGTCTTGGTTCTTGAATCGATCGAGTAAGCAAAAG GCTGCTAATAAATTTTCCATTGGGAAGGAGATAATATATTTTAGTCTTCATGAATCGACGATGCAGCCAGTTCCCTGTATAAGTACTCCCTCGGTCCCTCCCAGCCAGTTGCTCCCCGCACCCGTAAAGATTCACGTTTCTCGTTCCATG CCCCCGACTCTCGTCCCCCGTTCCCGTTCCTCGTTCCCACCGTACCGGAAACATGGCAACTATGCGCACACCGCACCGCAGGTCAACAATGCCGGAGTGCTCGGGGTGACCACGGACGTCGGCGACCCGGCAACCCTCCAGGAGACG CTTGCAGGCATGGATGGGATGGAGAGAGCCGAGTGGCTGAGGCAGCGGACCACGCAGACCGCCCAGGATGCAGAGGACTGCCTGAGGATCAACTACCACGGCAACAAGACCGTCACGGAAgccctcctcccgctcctccggTCCTCCTCCGACGGCAGAATCGTCAACGTAACCTCTGCCTGGGGCTTGCTCAGG TATTTCagcggcgacgagctccggcggGAGCTGGACGACGTCGCAAACCTCACGACGCAGCGGCTCGACGAGATGTCGGGCCTGTTCCTCGAGGACCTGGGCACGGGCAATGGCGCGCTGGAGCGCCGCGGGTGGCCGGCCGACCCGGTGTACGCCGCCTACATGGCGTCCAAGGCGCTGGTGTGCGCCTACACCAGGGTGATCGCCAGGGAGGAGGGCGCTGCGTTGCGGGTCAACTGCGTGCACCCCGGCTACGTCGTCACCGGGATGAACGACTACACCGGCATCCTCACCGCCGCCGAGGGCGCCGCCGCCGCGGTTGTAGTTGCGCTCGCGGAGAAGGGGGGAGTCACCGGCGCCTACTTCGATCGCACTGAACTGGGAGCGTCCTTTGTGTGA
- the LOC119292715 gene encoding salutaridine reductase-like isoform X4 produces the protein MQPVPCISTPSVPPSQLLPAPVKIHVSRSMPPTLVPRSRSSFPPYRKHGNYAHTAPQVNNAGVLGVTTDVGDPATLQETLAGMDGMERAEWLRQRTTQTAQDAEDCLRINYHGNKTVTEALLPLLRSSSDGRIVNVTSAWGLLRYFSGDELRRELDDVANLTTQRLDEMSGLFLEDLGTGNGALERRGWPADPVYAAYMASKALVCAYTRVIAREEGAALRVNCVHPGYVVTGMNDYTGILTAAEGAAAAVVVALAEKGGVTGAYFDRTELGASFV, from the exons ATGCAGCCAGTTCCCTGTATAAGTACTCCCTCGGTCCCTCCCAGCCAGTTGCTCCCCGCACCCGTAAAGATTCACGTTTCTCGTTCCATG CCCCCGACTCTCGTCCCCCGTTCCCGTTCCTCGTTCCCACCGTACCGGAAACATGGCAACTATGCGCACACCGCACCGCAGGTCAACAATGCCGGAGTGCTCGGGGTGACCACGGACGTCGGCGACCCGGCAACCCTCCAGGAGACG CTTGCAGGCATGGATGGGATGGAGAGAGCCGAGTGGCTGAGGCAGCGGACCACGCAGACCGCCCAGGATGCAGAGGACTGCCTGAGGATCAACTACCACGGCAACAAGACCGTCACGGAAgccctcctcccgctcctccggTCCTCCTCCGACGGCAGAATCGTCAACGTAACCTCTGCCTGGGGCTTGCTCAGG TATTTCagcggcgacgagctccggcggGAGCTGGACGACGTCGCAAACCTCACGACGCAGCGGCTCGACGAGATGTCGGGCCTGTTCCTCGAGGACCTGGGCACGGGCAATGGCGCGCTGGAGCGCCGCGGGTGGCCGGCCGACCCGGTGTACGCCGCCTACATGGCGTCCAAGGCGCTGGTGTGCGCCTACACCAGGGTGATCGCCAGGGAGGAGGGCGCTGCGTTGCGGGTCAACTGCGTGCACCCCGGCTACGTCGTCACCGGGATGAACGACTACACCGGCATCCTCACCGCCGCCGAGGGCGCCGCCGCCGCGGTTGTAGTTGCGCTCGCGGAGAAGGGGGGAGTCACCGGCGCCTACTTCGATCGCACTGAACTGGGAGCGTCCTTTGTGTGA
- the LOC119292748 gene encoding protease Do-like 1, chloroplastic: MAAACFLSAPSPLARPPPRPRHSLRHIARAAANRPPAGPLALPASLRRPLRDLVVGPVAEAARRALAAAAGPLVVALASAALLLGDAGAASAFVVATPRKLQADELATVRLFKDNTPSVVYITNLAVRQDAFTLDVLEVPQGSGSGFVWDKLGHIVTNFHVIRGASDLRVTLADQSVYEAQVVGFDQDKDVAVLSIEAPKDKLRPLPVGVSADLLVGQKVYAIGNPFGLDHTLTTGVISGLRREISSAATGRPIQDVIQTDAAINPGNSGGPLLDSSGNLIGVNTAIYSPSGASSGVGFSIPVDTVGGIVDQLIQFGKVTRPILGIKFAPDQSVEQLGLSGVLVLDAPPNGPAGKAGLQSTKRDAYGRLILGDIITSVNGTKVANGSDLYRILDQCKVGETVTVEVLRGDKKEKIAVVLEPKLDET; the protein is encoded by the exons ATGGCCGCCGCCTGCTTCCTCTCCGCCCCCTCCCCGCtcgcccgcccgccgccgcgcccgcgccaTTCCCTCAGGCACATCGCGCGCGCCGCGGCCAACAGGCCGCCCGCCGGCCCCCTCGCGCTCCCGGCCTCGTTGCGGAGGCCGCTGCGCGACCTCGTGGTGGGCCCCGTCGCCGAGGCCGCGCGGCGGGCGCTGGCGGCCGCCGCGGGGCCCCTGGTAGTCGCGCTCGCCTCCGCCGCGCTGCTCCTCGGGGACGCCGGGGCCGCGTCCGCGTTCGTCGTCGCCACGCCGCGGAAGCTGCAGGCCGACGAGCTCGCCACCGTGCGCCTCTTCAAGGACAACACCCCCTCCGTCGTCTACATCACCAACCTCGCCGTCAG GCAGGACGCCTTCACGCTGGACGTGCTCGAGGTGCCGCAGGGCTCCGGCTCCGGCTTCGTCTGGGACAAGCTCGGCCACATCGTCACCAATTTCCATGTCATCCGTGGCGCCTCGGACCTCAG GGTCACGCTTGCTGATCAGTCGGTGTATGAAGCGCAAGTTGTCGGATTTGACCAGGACAAGGATGTTGCTGTTTTGAGTATCGAAGCACCAAAGGATAAACTAAGACCTTTACCAGTTGGTGTGTCAGCAGACCTACTGGTTGGTCAGAAAGTTTATGCCATAGGAAACCCT TTTGGCCTTGACCACACTCTTACAACAGGTGTTATCAG TGGATTGCGGAGAGAAATTAGTTCAGCTGCAACTGGACGTCCTATACAGGATGTAATACAGACTGATGCTGCTATCAACCCTGGTAACAGCGGGGGCCCACTTCTTGATAGTTCTGGAAACCTGATAGGTGTAAATACTGCTATATACTCACCTTCAGGAGCATCATCTGGGGTTGGCTTCTCCATTCCAGTTGATACA GTTGGTGGTATCGTGGATCAGCTTATACAATTTGGGAAAGTGACAAGACCTATTTTGGGGATAAAATTTGCCCCTGACCAATCTGTGGAGCAGCTTGGATTGAGTGGAGTGCTTGTCTTGGATGCTCCCCCAAACGGACCAGCTGGCAAAGCG GGTCTGCAATCAACGAAACGGGATGCCTACGGACGACTTATCCTCGGGGACATAATTACTTCTGTTAATGGTACTAAGGTTGCGAATGGAAGCGACCTGTACCGTATCTTGGATCAGTGCAAAGTCGGAGAGACG GTGACCGTGGAAGTATTGCGCGGAGATAAGAAGGAGAAGATCGCTGTGGTCCTTGAACCAAAGCTCGACGAAACATAG